A part of Brassica rapa cultivar Chiifu-401-42 chromosome A05, CAAS_Brap_v3.01, whole genome shotgun sequence genomic DNA contains:
- the LOC103874883 gene encoding uncharacterized protein LOC103874883, with protein MQAVLLWTISDFPAYGMLSGWTTHERLSCPHFLGSIDAFQLKSGRKSCWFDCHRRFLLISHPYRRNKTLFRYKRVVRDSSPPYLTGQQIEADIDYYGAQKTVKCGGNWHVPGNIHDGYGVAQNWHKKSIFWELPYWKDLLICHNLDVMHIEKNFFDNIMNTILNVPGKTKDNKNSRMDLPDICSRSKLHIKSNGNVHVPIFRLSSEAKTTLFDWVASEVKFPNGYVSNMSRCVERENKHSAHTYILLNCEDAIIRSFESMFVSQVEEAPPGISSTEVDARKDNHFVKRLKSQVDYDNPYYPIWLHDLIQGPLAKVTTSPMYLTRGFTFYTYEYGRHRATSNYRICVKGEIYFYGILQKIIEIEFLSLLKLKCVLFKCEWFDSVMSRGVRVNKFGVVDVNSGRRYNKFEPFILASQAEQVSFLPYPRLRSSGINWLAVIKITPRGRIVAGKKPHLQEEDAINEVDVPDQQLNEILLSIRKTNNMKIFPKM; from the exons ATGCAAGCAGTTCTGCTGTGGAcgataagtgactttcctgcttatgggatgttgtctggttGGACAACACATGAAAGATTATCTTGTCCACATTTTCTTGGATCGATTGATGCTTTTCAACTGAAGAGTGGTAGGAAgagttgttggtttgattgtcatcgtcgctTTCTCCTCATTTCTCATCCGTACAGAAGAAATAAGACATTGTTTAGATACAAAAGAGTTGTGAGAGACAGTTCTCCTCCATATCTCACCGGCCAACAGATCGAAGCGGACATTGATTATTACGGAGCTCAGAAAACAGTTAAGTGTGGAGGAAACTGGCATGTTCCTGGAAATATACATGATGGGTATGGTGTAGCGCAAAATTGGcataagaagagtatattttgggagctgCCTTACTGGAAGGATCTTCTTATATGTCACAACCtggatgtgatgcatatagagaagaactTTTTCGACAACATAATGAATACAATACTGAACGTCCCTgggaagacaaaagataacAAGAATTCAAGGATGGACTTACCAGATATCTGCTCAAGAAGTAAGTTACATATCAAGAGCAATGGCAACGTTCATGTTCCTATTTTTCGGTTGTCATCAGAAGCCAAAACAACTTTGTTTGACTGGGTTGCATCAGAAGTTAAGTTCCCTAATGGTTATGTTTCTAATATGTCAAGATGTGTTGAACGAG AAAATAAGCATAGTGCCCACACTTATATTTTGCTCAACTGCGAGGATGCAATAATCCGTTCCTTTGAGAG CATGTTTGTATCTCAAGTTGAAGAAGCACCACCAGGAATATCCTCAACTGAGGTTGACGCACGGAAAGATAATCACTTTGTCAAGCGGTTAAAATcacaa GTTGATTATGACAATCCATATTACCCCATATGGTTACACGATTTGATCCAAGGTCCATTagcaaaggtcaccacatcacctaTGTATCTAACACGAGGTTTTACCTTTTACACATACGAGTATGGGAGACATCGGGCAACAAGTAACTAcagaatatgtgtgaaaggcgAAATATACTTTTATGGGATCCTGCAGAAGATTATTGAAATCGAATTTCTGAGTTTATTAAAGCTaaaatgcgtcctcttcaaatgtgaatggttcgactcTGTTATGAGCCGAGGTGTTCGGgttaacaaatttggtgttgtgGATGTCAATTCTGGGAGAAGATACAACAAGTTCGAGCCTTTCATCCTAGCTTCTCAAGCCgagcaagttagcttccttccataccctcgccTTCGCAGTTCTGGGATAAACTGGTTAGCTGTTATAAAAATTACACCTCGTGGACGAATTGTTGCTGGAAAAAAACCACATTTGCAAGAAGAAGACGCTATCAATGAAGTTGATGTACCTGATCAACAACTTAATGAAATCCTTCTATCGATCCGGAAAACCAACAATATGAAGATCTTCCCGAAGATGTGA
- the LOC103874882 gene encoding glutathione S-transferase T3-like translates to MDPNQNSSNNIQNPSNNPFNYPNPNNYPFQNPFPNPNQPQNIPNYGFPPSFFTPSAVPNYHPYYGSSMSYSSQPPTYSSTPTDKEIASNVGATEFLEFSTQMTLGGISGVNKATLGADSSASATRKSVKWTTEQNLVLLNGYIKYGTNIVVGRNQKSESFWGKIAEYCNEHCSFDPPRGEVSCRNHYNYMNQKLSKWIGAYDNAKRMQQSGWSEQDVLAKAQEIYSGGGTGNFNLMKEWIAVRDQPRYCSQVGGNSGEMYHIHANVRMFRG, encoded by the coding sequence ATGGATCCCAACCAAAACTCTTCTAATAATATCCAAAACCCTTCAAACAACCCTTTTAACTATCCGAATCCCAACAACTATCCATTCCAAAATCCGTTTCCTAACCCCAACCAACCCCAAAACATACCAAATTATGGTTTTCCACCAAGTTTTTTCACGCCGTCGGCTGTTCCAAACTACCATCCATATTATGGTTCGTCGATGTCATATTCATCTCAACCACCCACTTATTCTTCTACTCCAACGGATAAGGAAATTGCTTCGAATGTTGGAGCAACTGAATTTCTCGAGTTTTCTACACAAATGACTCTTGGTGGTATAAGTGGGGTTAATAAAGCAACTCTTGGTGCAGACAGTTCAGCCTCTGCTACCCGAAAAAGCGTGAAATGGACAACTGAGCAAAATTTGGTGCTATTGAATGGATATATCAAATATGGAACAAACATCGTTGTTGGCAGAAACCAGAAAAGTGAATCATTTTGGGGCAAAATTGCTGAGTATTGTAATGAGCATTGCTCATTTGATCCTCCGCGTGGTGAAGTTTCATGCAGAAATCATTACAACTACATGAACCAAAAATTGTCAAAATGGATTGGCGCTTACGATAACGCTAAGCGTATGCAACAAAGTGGGTGGTCGGAGCAAGATGTATTGGCGAAAGCGCAAGAAATCTATTCAGGTGGTGGTACCGGAAATTTCAATTTAATGAAAGAATGGATCGCTGTCCGTGATCAACCACGTTATTGTAGTCAAGTTGGAGGGAATAGTGGCGAAATGTACCACATCCATGCGAATGTTAGAATGTTCCGTggttag